A portion of the Ricinus communis isolate WT05 ecotype wild-type chromosome 10, ASM1957865v1, whole genome shotgun sequence genome contains these proteins:
- the LOC8276138 gene encoding jasmonate-induced oxygenase 2, which translates to MNCLHSWPEPVVRVQSLSDSGIRQIPHRYIKPPSHRPMINSNSDASFHSEINIPVIDLQNVLSSDQALRQDTLTRISCACRDWGFFQVINHGVNPELLRGIRQVWREFFNLPLEKKQEYANSPATYEGYGSRLGVEQGVTLDWSDYFFLHYMPASLRNHQKWPAIPASCRELVAEYGSEVVKLGGRLMRVFSTNLGLEEDRLQNTFGGDDNIGACLRVNFYPKCPQPDLTLGLSPHSDPGGMTILLPDENVAGLQVRRGDNWITVKPVPNAFIINIGDQIQVLSNAIYKSVEHRVIVNSDKDRVSLAFFYNPESDLLIEPCKELVTMERPALYPAKTFDEYRLYIRTKGPCGKQQVESLKCS; encoded by the exons ATGAACTGCTTGCATAGTTGGCCTGAACCTGTGGTCCGAGTCCAATCGTTATCCGACAGTGGGATTCGCCAAATCCCACATCGTTACATTAAGCCGCCATCTCACAGACCAATGATCAACAGCAACAGTGATGCCTCTTTCCACAGTGAGATTAACATTCCTGTTATTGATTTGCAGAATGTTTTATCTAGTGACCAAGCCCTTCGTCAAGACACTCTGACGAGAATCTCATGCGCCTGTCGCGACTGGGGTTTCTTTCAAGTAATCAACCATGGAGTGAACCCTGAACTCTTGCGGGGAATCCGTCAAGTGTGGCGCGAGTTCTTTAACTTGCCCTTGGAAAAGAAGCAAGAGTATGCAAACTCACCGGCTACTTATGAAGGGTATGGTAGCCGGTTAGGGGTGGAGCAGGGGGTGACTCTTGATTGGAgtgattatttctttcttcattaCATGCCAGCTTCGCTTAGAAACCACCAAAAGTGGCCTGCCATCCCAGCTTCCTGCAG GGAATTGGTAGCTGAATATGGAAGTGAAGTAGTTAAACTCGGTGGCAGACTGATGAGGGTATTTTCTACAAACCTCGGCCTGGAAGAGGACCGTCTACAGAATACTTTTGGTGGGGATGACAATATTGGTGCATGCTTGAGAGTGAACTTCTACCCTAAATGTCCCCAACCTGACCTTACGCTAGGCCTTTCACCACATTCTGATCCTGGCGGCATGACCATTCTCCTCCCGGATGAAAATGTCGCTGGACTACAGGTCCGTCGAGGCGACAATTGGATTACTGTTAAACCCGTCCCAAATGCCTTCATTATCAACATAGGAGATCAAATTCAG GTTCTGAGCAATGCCATTTACAAGAGTGTAGAGCACCGTGTAATCGTGAATTCTGATAAAGATAGAGTCTCACTTGCCTTTTTCTACAACCCTGAAAGTGACTTGCTGATTGAACCTTGTAAGGAACTTGTGACAATGGAAAGGCCAGCTCTCTATCCAGCAAAGACATTTGATGAGTACAGACTTTACATTAGGACAAAGGGTCCTTGTGGAAAACAACAAGTTGAATCTCTAAAATGTTCTTGA